Proteins encoded by one window of Gammaproteobacteria bacterium:
- the infC gene encoding translation initiation factor IF-3 → MAQEKKVRLNEDITNPEVRLIGPEGEQVGVVPIDAAQQAALDADMDLVEISPNAEPPVCRVMDYGKFIFEENKKKHAAKKKQKQTQVKEVKFRPGTDIGDYKVKLRNLIKFLHNGDRVKITLRFRGREMAHQELGAQLLDRVAHDVESEGHGVVEQRSRMEGRLMVMVIAPKKS, encoded by the coding sequence ATCGCTCAAGAAAAAAAGGTTCGCCTGAACGAAGACATCACTAACCCGGAAGTACGATTAATCGGGCCGGAGGGTGAGCAGGTTGGGGTTGTACCGATTGATGCTGCACAACAGGCGGCACTGGATGCCGACATGGATCTGGTAGAGATATCGCCGAATGCGGAACCGCCTGTCTGTCGCGTAATGGACTACGGAAAGTTTATTTTTGAAGAAAATAAAAAGAAACACGCAGCAAAGAAGAAGCAGAAACAGACGCAAGTCAAGGAAGTGAAGTTTCGTCCAGGAACGGACATTGGGGACTATAAGGTAAAACTACGCAACCTTATCAAGTTCCTCCACAACGGAGACAGAGTAAAAATTACTTTACGTTTCCGTGGGCGCGAAATGGCTCATCAGGAACTCGGTGCACAGTTATTGGATCGAGTGGCACATGATGTTGAGTCAGAAGGTCATGGCGTTGTTGAACAGCGTTCCAGAATGGAAGGTCGTTTGATGGTCATGGTTATCGCACCGAAAAAAAGCTAG